The genome window CTGGGTATTGAGCCGGGCCAGGCGCGGGTCGTTGAGCATGTTCAGGTTATCGATAAAAAAGCCCCCCGCAGCCCGGAACGTGGTAAAATCGACGGCCCGGCCCCAGGGCGACACGCTGGGCGCGACGCCGGTGATCCGCAGAATAGCCGCTTCGCTGTTTTGGGTGAACACCGGATAGGTAGCGGGGTCATTAATCATGGCCGCCAGTTGGGCCGTAGCGTTAGTCTCAGTACGCTTGGAGATGCGCAGCAGCAGGCGCATCCGCAGGGAGTTGCAGAAGCGCCGCCAGGCGTCCACGTTGTTGTTGAAGAGAATGTCGCTGCCGTAGGGCATGGTGCGGGCTTTGTCGAACATCCCGTTGGCCGTTTCCAGGTCGGTGAGCAGCTGGGAATAAATCTCGGGCTGGGTGTCAAACTTGGGGTAGAGCACGCCTTCTTCGGCCCGCCCGGCGTCGGTCATGGGCACGTCGCCGAAGCAGTCGGTCAGATTGGCGTAGGCCCAGGCATTCAGGGTCATAGCAATGGCCTCGTAGTTGGGGTCCTGGGCGGCTTGGGCAGCGAGGCGCATCTCCCGGATGTTGGCCAGCAAGCGGTAATAAGTCGTCCAGGTGGAGTTGCCGGCGCTTTCGCTGACCACGTAGCGGTGCACGCCCCCCGACACGCTGGGAAACGGCAAGGCCACCTGCATGATATCGAAGGTAAACCCATCGGCCCGACTGGTATTAAACGCGGCCAACTCGTAGAGAATCGGGTTGAGTAGGGTGCCCGGGCTAATGCGCTCGATGCGGTTGGGGTCGAGGTTGAGCTCGTCAAAGTCCTTGGTACACGACACGAGGCTGCCACCCAACGTCAGCAACAGCAGGGTTAGATATTTTTTCATGGAAGACGGGAGGTCAGAAAGCGAAAGAAGGAGGGAGGCCGCGCTAGAACTGGAGGGTGAGGTTCACGCCCATGGTGCGGGTGCTGGGCAGCTGCCCGATTTCCACACCGGGCAGAATGGTGCCGCCGTTGAGGGCCGCCGTCTCGGGGTCGAACAGGGGGAACTTGGTCCACATGGCCAGGTCGCGGCCGTAGAGGCCGATGGTAGCGCCGGTCAACGCCTTGGTGCGGGCCAGCAGGGCGGGGGGCAGGGTGTACTCGAGGCGCGTTTCGCGCAGCTTCAGAAAAGACGCATCGAAGGAGTTGGACTCGATGTTGGCGCGGCGGTAGTACTCGGCGTAGTAGGCGGCCGGAATCACGCTCACGGTGTTGGGTGAGTAGGTGCCGTCGGCGTTCAGCACCACGCCATCGCCCACGATTCCGTTCTCCGCGCGGCCCGGCAACGTGGATTTGAGCTTGCCCTGCTCCATCATTTTGTGGTGGGTTTGGGAGTAGATAATGCCCCCGTACTGTCCATCGACCAGCACACTCAGCCGGAAATTCTTGTAGCTGAACTCGTTTAAAAAGCCCCCCTTCCAGTCGGCAAAGGCCCGGCCGATGTATTTGATGTCGGCCGGCTGCACGGGCAACCCGTCCTTGTTGTAAATGATCTGCCCATCGGGGCTGCGGTCGAAGCCGAAGCCCCAGATGTCGCCGGTGGTGCCTCCCACGGTAGCCAGCAGCGTGGCCGTGCCGCCCGTCCCGATTACCTGCTGATCTTCCAGGCCGTCGGCCAAACTCAGCACGCGGTTGCGGTTGCGGGCCCAGGTAACGGTGTTGCGCCACTTAAAGGCGTTGTTGTCGATGGGCCGGGTGTTGAGCACCACTTCCACGCCCCGGTTGCGCACCTCGCCGGCGTTAAGCACGGCCCGGCCGTAGCCGGTGGTGGGGTCGAGGGGCACCTCCAGAATCTGATTGCGGGTGGTGTTCTGGTACACCGTCAGGTCGGCCCCAATGCGGCCCTGAAACATCAGATACTCCACGCCCGCCTCGAAGCTGGTCGTGATTTCGGGCTTGAAGTTGGTGTTGTAGAGGGTGGTGGGCAAGGAGCCGGCCCCGGCAAAGTCGCTGCGCCCGTAGTACTTGCGGGTGCGGTAGGGCTCGGTGTCGTTACCGACCTGGGCGGCCGAGAGGCGCAGCTTGGCCAGCGAAATCGAGTTAGGCATGGGCACCAGTTCGTTCAAAATAAAGCTGGTGCTGACCGCGGGGTAGAAAAACGAGTTGTTCTGGCTGGGCAGCGTGCTCGACCAGTCGTTGCGGCCGGTCAAATCCAGGAAGATCTTATCGTCGAAAGACCAGGAGGTGAGGGCGTACACGCTGTTGATGCGCCGATTGGTGGTGGTGGCCGTCAGCAGGGGGCTGCTCACGCCGTTGGTAAGCTTGTACACGCCCGGAATCACGAGGTCGCGCACCACCCCATCGATGCCTCGGAAGCGGCGGTCCATGCGGTTAGCCCCTATGGAGGCGCGCACGTTGAAGTGCTGGCCTAGGTCCTGGTGGTAGGTGAACAAAGCGTCGGTATTGACTTCGTAGTTGCTGATGTCCTGCTGCTTATAGTAGCCGCGCTGGAAGTTGGCCGTGCTGTAGGGGCGACGTTGCTCACGCTCCTCCTGGGTCATGGCAATACCCGAGCGCACCAGCAGATCGAACTTGGGCGAGAACTCATAAGTAGCCGACAGGTTGCCCACCGTGGTGCGCGTGTCCACTGAGTTAATCATCTCCTGGGCAATCAGATACGGATTGTCAATAAAGGAGCTGAACGGGTGCACCTGGTCGAGCTCCTCCTGGCCGTACTTCCAGATGGTGCGGTAGGCGTCGAGCGGCACGTTCGGGTTCTGGAAAATCATGAAGTAAGATACCGACTGGTTGTTGTAGCCGGTGGCGGGCAGGTTGTCACTGGTGCGGTTGGTGAAGTTCACTTTGCCCCCCAGCTTTAATTTCGGGGACACGGCGTGGTTTAAACTCAGGGCGGCGGTCAGGCGCTCGAAGCCCGTGTTGGGCATAATCCACTCGTTCTGGGAGTGGGTCACCGACGCCCGCGCCGAGGTCGTTTCGGTGCCGCCTTCCAGGGCCACACTGTTGGTGAGCGTGGAGCCAGTCCGAAAAAAGCCCGTCACGTTGTCCTTATAGGGCCGCCACGGCCGCCGCTCGGCCGATTGGGCCTGGGTAACCGGGTCGTACTGAAAGTACTCCTGCCCCTCGAAGCGGGGGCCGAAAGCACTGCTGGTGCCGCCCGTGCTGGCGCCGTCTTCGGAGGCCCCGTAGGAGTAATAAGGCTCGCCGGCCGCGTTGAAGGAGCGGCCCGTACCCTGGCCGTACTCGTACTGGAATTCAGGCCACTGAAGCACGGTGTTCACGCTGTAGTTGGAGTTGACCGTCACGCCCAGGCCTTTGGTTTTGCGGGCCCCGGTTTTGGTGGTGATAATGAGGGCGCCGTTGGCGGCCCGGCTACCGTAGAGGGCGGTGGCGCTGGCCCCCTTCAGCACCGTGATGCTGGCAATATCGTCGGGGTTGATGTCGGCGATGCCGTTGCCGAAGTCCACGGGCACGTCGTTGCCGGAGCCGGCCCCGTAGGCGCTGCTCACCCCCGAGCTGGTCAGGCCGCTGTTCATAGGCACGCCATCGAGCACGATGAGGGCGTTGTTGCCGTTGGGATTCAGGGAGTTGTCGCCCCGCAGGGAGATGCGGGTGGAGTTGACCGGTCCTGAGCCCGGCGAAATCAGATTGAGGCCCGCCACCTTGCCCGCTAAGGCCTGGGCGAAGTTGTTGGGCCGGGCTTCCAGCAACGCTTCCCCGCTAACGGTCTGGGTAGCGTAACCCAACGACTTTTGCTCGCGCTTGATGTTGAGCGCCGTCACGACTACCTCGTTTAGCTGCCGGCTGTCGGGCGCCAGGCGCATATTGAGCTCTGAGTTGCCGTCCACGCGCACTTCCTGGGCCAGAAAGCCGATGTAGGTGACTTGTAAAATGGCATCGGGCGCAACGCTGAGCGCAAATTTGCCCCCCACGTCGGTGGAGGTGCCGGTGGTGGTGCCTTTCACGACGACCGTGGCGCCGGGCAGCGCCCCGCCCTGGTCGTCGGTCACGGTGCCGGTAATGTTCTGACTCTGAGCGAAGACGCTACCGCCGTGCACCAGGATAAATGCCACGACAACGCTTAATTTAAGAAGCGAAGCCAAGTAGTTGTTTTTCATAGGTTTGCCTAATCGATTCGGCTGCAAAACTATGGGGGTGGCATTACCGGCAGGTTAAGCCAAGACTATGAAAATGTGTACAATAAAGAGCGTTATGCTGAGCCACAAAACCTGGGGGTAATAAATTCATTCTAAGAGAAATGCCCCTGCTTCAGGGAAATGGGTTTTGCTTTCTGCGGTGAATCGATTAATAAGCCCGAGCAAGTTGCCTTCGTAAATACTCCTGATCATTAACGCATGCACTACATTGTCAATCCCAGCAGGCTAAAAAATCTACTTCGACTCGACGCTCTGCTGGGCGGCACTACTGCCGTGGTGGGCTTAGCATTTTCCTCTGCTTTGGCTAAGCTGTTAGGCTTAAGTACCCTCGTGGTCATCATCGTAGCGGGCATCACGCTCCTCTACGCTGGGCTGGGTGGCTGGCCGTGCTACCCTTGACCTCTGTGCGGCTCACGCGCTGGCTCATTCAAGCCAATTGGCTGTGGACCTTCATCAGCTTGGGCTTATGGCTGGCGCACCTTCACACGGCCACAGGGTTGGGAGTGGTGTTTTTGCTGCTGCTGGTCATCGTTGTGGTTGGCCTAGCTTATCTGGAGGGACAGCAGTTATCGCGCGAGCCCTAATTGGCGTGGTGGCCACGTCACGGACGGCTCGGTCCGCGCAGGCTGGGCAAACCAGTTAGGACGTTCTTTTTTACGGAGCAAGCTATAATAACGACCGTATTGTGAGACGAGAAGCTGACCCATATGCGGCATGAGTTCTACCCAAAGAAGAGCGATAAAAGTCTAGAATTGTTGTCTCAGAAATCAATGCGTCAGTATCTTAAGACTTATTGACTTAGCGAGACGAACGGATGGTTTGGGGCTATGCGCAAGTATCGACTCAGCAACAACAGTTGCACCTACAGCTCGATGCCTTACGGGCCTACGGCTGCCAGGAAGTAATGAAAGAAAAGGCCTCCGCCCTGAAAGAGCGGCCGGCTTTGCGCGAATTGCTTGACCAAGTCCAGTCCGGCGATACGGTCGTCGTCTGGAAGCTGGACCGACTAGGCCGTTCCCTGAAACACCTAGTCGAATTAGTGCTTGGGTTTCAGGAGAAGCAGATCCAGTTTGTCAGTCTGCAGGACCATCTGGATACGACCACCGCCCAAGGTCGCTTGATGTTTAATCTGTTTGCTTCGTTGGCCGAGTTTGAGCGCGACCTGATCCGCGAACGCACCCAAGCGGGACTAGCGGCCGCGCGAGCCCGGGGCCGGCAGGGGGACGACCTCCGGGCCTAAGCAAAGAAGCCCAGCGGAAAGCCGAAGCGGTTAAAACCCTCTACTTGCAAAAGGACAAAACGGCGGAAGAGATTGGGCAGCTGCTCGGCATTGGCCGCTCCACTGTCTATCGCTCTTTGCGTTTGCTGGGGGTGCGCGGTAGTTCACGTGCTGCAACGTAAACTCCCCGTAACAGAGAAGCGCGATTAGCAGTAGGGGTGGGCAGCGTTGCTCGCTAGCTATTCCCCTAGGTTGTAGCTTCGCCGCCACCTTCTTGGCCGCTGCGACTTTCCCTCCCCGACTATGCCCCTTTCCGTTGATCCCGCTGCCTTCGGCTCCCTGCTCGACCACCTCAAGCGCGAAATCCACCGCGCCCAGCTGCGCGCTATCCGCGCCGCCAATGGGGAGCTGCTGGGCCTCTACTGGCGCCTGGGCCGGTTGATCCTGGACCAGCAAGCCCAACAGGGCTGGGGCGCCAAGGTCATCGACCAGCTGGCCAAGGCCCTGCAACAGGAGTTTCCCGCCATGAAAGGCTTGTCGGCGCGCAACCTCAAGTACATGCGCCGCTTTGCCCACACTTACCCCGACGCCGAATTCGTGCAAGCCACGCTTGCACAAATTCCCTGGTACCACCACCTGACCTTGCTCGAGAAGGTGCCGGACGCGGCCACCCGCCAGCTGTATGTGGGAGCCACCGCTCGCCACGGCTGGTCGCGCGACGTGCTGGTGCACCAAATTGAGAGTGGCTACCACCTGCGGCAAGGGCAGGCCGTCACCAATTTCGCCCGTACCCTGCCCGCCGCCCAGTCGGAGCTGGCCCAGCAGACCCTGAAAGATCCTTATTTATTCGACTTCCTCGGGCTCAGCGACGAGGTCAAAGAACGCGACCTGCAGCGGGGCCTGCTGGAGCACATCACCCAGTTCCTGCTCGAGTTGGGCCGCGGGTTTGCCTACGTCGGCCAGCAGGTACCCCTGGTCGTGGGCGGGCAGGACTACTACCTGGATCTGCTCTTTTATCACCTGCAGCTGCGCGCCTACGTGGTGGTGGAGCTCAAAATCACGGAGTTCAAGCCCGAGTACGCCGGTAAGCTCAACTTCTACCTGGCGGCCGTCGACGATTTGGTGCGCCACCCGCAGGATGGGCCCACCATCGGGCTGCTGCTCTGCAAGAGCCGCAACGACGTGGTGGCCGAGTACGCCTTGCGCGACGTGCACAAGCCCATTGGCATTGCTGAGTACCGGCTGACCGAAGCTTTGCCCGCCAGTTTACAGGCCGCACTGCCCAGCATCGAAGCGCTGGAAAACACCTTGCGCGCGCGCACGCCGCCCCCCAACAGCCCAGAGCAAGACGGGTAAGCTAGAGCGCAGCAGGGCCGCCTACAGGTTTTCCACCTCCTAGGGTTACGCCTCCAGCTTTTGCCCCTGAATCGCGGCGGCCATCAGGTCCGGAAACCGGGCCGGGGTACAGGCAAAACTAGGAATACTCAGGGCGGCCAGCTGCTCGGCTACCCGACGATCGAAGCTCGGAGCCCCGTCATCACTGAGGGCCAGCAGCACCACCAGGTTCACCCCCGAAGACTTGAGCGCCGCCGCCCGTTTGATCATCTCCCGCTCGTTCCCGCCTTCGTAGAGGTCGGTCACGAGCACCAGGATGGTATCCGTGGGCCGGGTGATGAGCTGCTGGCAGTAAGTGAGCGCCAAGTTAATGTCCGTGCCCCCGCCCAGCTGCACGCCGAAGAGCAAATCCACCGGGTCGCGCAGGTTGTCACTGAGGTTCACCACGGCGGTATCAAAAACGACCATGTGCGTTTTCACCGCTTTCAGCGAGGCCAGCACCGCCCCAAACACGCCGGCGTAGACCACCGAGGAGGCCATGGAGCCACTTTGGTCCACGCACAATACGATTTCCTTCAGGGCCTGCCCGCGTCGGCCGAAGCCCACCAGCCGCTCGGGAATCACGGTCTTGTGCGCCGCCTGATAGTGCCGCAGATTGGCCTTTATCGTGGCGCCCCAGTCGATCTCGTGGTAGCGGGGGCGGGGGTTGCGCACGGCCCGACTCAGCGCTCCCTGCACGGCCTGGCGCAAGGGGTTGGCCAGCTTCTTCTCCAAATCGCGCACCACTTTCGTCACCACTTCGCGAGCGGTGACTTTGGCCTTCTGCGGCATCACGCGGCTGAGGGAGAGCAGCGTGCCCACCAGGTGCACGTCGGCCTGCACCGTGCGCAGGATTTCGGGTTCAAGCAGCAGCTGGTTCAGGCCCAAGCGCGTCATGGCATCCTGCTGCATGACCGCCACCACGTCGGTGGGGAAGAACTCGCGGATGTCGCCCAGCCAGCGGCTCACCCGCGGGGCCGAGCCGCCCAGCCCCCCGCCTTGCGCTCCGTCTTATCGCCATCATACAGGGCGGTGAGGACATCGTCCATGCGACCATAATCGGGCGGCAGAGGCACGGCATTATTCGCATCGGCGGCGCTGCCGAGGACAAGTTTCCAGCGGGCTTGGGTAGGCATAGTAGCTTGTGATTTAGTATTCAATCCGGCGCTGCTGGCTAGTTCGCAACGCCTAACAACGCGCGTAAACCCGGCAATACCCGCCGCCCGCGTTCCCAGTCAATGCCTAGTGTCTTCAAACTCCCCACCGGTGCCGCGGCGTCCCGTCCTGCCAGTTCCAACAGCTGCTGCCGCTCCGGCAGCGAAAAGTCAGTGAAGGCCCGGCGCAAGAGGGGCACGGTTTCGCGGAAAGTGTCTTCGTTCAAGCTGCCGAGCCAGGTATCGAGTAAGCCAAATAGCTCGCGGTGATGAATAAGCAGCAGGCCGCTGCCGCGCAGAAAGCCTTCTATCCAGGCCGTGGCGTAGTCCGTGGGCTGGGCGGGCGCCAGGGCCAGGCCGAGCACCGTGGCCGTATTGACTGCATCGGCCTGCTGGGCGTCGAAGAGCAGGCGGGCCGCCGCCCCGGCCAGCAGGCCGTTGCTGGCCCCGTTGCGCTGCACGGCCGCCAAGGCGGCGTACCAAGCAGCTTCGTGCTCGGGGTGTTGCAACAGCCGGATGGCCTGGTGGGTAGCTTCGATGCGGGTCAGCAGCGGACGTGCCGCGTCATAGTCGAGGCCCACGCCGGCCGCCGGTAGGCCAATGCAGAGGCGCGGCACGAGCTGGTTTACGACCTGCCCGACCTGGGCCGTATCGGTGCGGCGCACGTTGCCGTAGCGCAGCACCTGCACCAGCGGGGCAGTGCGGCCAGCAGGTGGGTCACGTCGCGGGTAGCGGCTCCGATGGTCTCGAGCCGGCTGACCAGCGCCGGAATAGCCGGGCCGAGGTCGGCACGCAGGGCCTGTTCCAGCACCTGGCTGACGGCCTCTAGGCTCGTGGCTTCGGTGGCCCGGGCGGTGGCCCGCGCTGCGGCGGCCGTGAGCACCGTGTTGCCCCAGCGGCCAGCCTCGATGACCGAGAGCGCGAACTCCGGCTCCCAGCGCAGGCGCCAGAGTTCGTGGAAGGTGCCGCTCTTGCCCCCTACTTCCTCCGGTTCGCCCCAGGGAATGTCGAGCAGGCGCAGGCGGTGCAGCAGGTGGCTACGCTCGCGCTGGGCAGGCTGACGCAAATCCAGGTCCAGGGGCCTGAGCAGGGCCTCAGGCTTCAGGCGCAGCGATTTTTGCTGCTGGGTCAGGTCCTGCTGCAGGGGCGTGGCGGGCAGCCCGGCGGGCACTTCGCCCAGCTTCTCCCCAATCACGAGTTCTTGATGAATAAGAGCTAAAGGTTCGGCGTAGCCACCACCCAGGATGGCCACGGCGGCCTCCTGCAGCTCGTCGATGCCGGGCAGGGCCAGCCCGCGCACGGCCGCCAGGGCGGAGGCCAACCGCACCCCTTCGATGGCGTGGGCCGAGGAGGCATCCCCGTCCTGGCTGCGCAGCAGGCGCGTGGCCCGCACCATCCAGTGGGTGAGCACCTCGGCGCGGGGCTCAGCGAACAGCAGCTCGTACCAGGCTGGCGAGAGCACGCCCGCCCCGTAGCCCGAGCTAAAGGAGAGCCGCTCGTAAGTCCAGGGAATCCAAGTGGTTTCGGTGGGCACTTTTTTCAGGCCTTTGAGCCGGGCTTTATCTTCTTTTTTCAGCAGCTCGGCGCGCAGCACCGGCGCGTGCCAGGCCCCGCACACCACCGCCACCCGCTGGTAGCCCTGGGTGAGCGTAGCTCGTAGTGTTTCGCGCATGAAAGCCTCGCGCAACAGGGTCTCCTCGGTTTCGGGCCGGGCCAGCTCCTCGCGCAGGGCCGTCATCAGGTCCAGCACCACAGCAAACGTGTCGGCGTTGCCGGGTGCGTGCTCAAGGTGGGTTTCCCACCACTGCTCCGAATCAGTGTAGCCGGCCAGGCGGGCAATGTAGGCCACGGGGTCGGCGTCCATAGGGGCGGGGCAGGTGGGGAATCAGCTAGCTCGCTCTCAGCAGGGGATTGGGTGTCAACTCCTTCCGGGCCGGGGTCGGGCTCATCTTCCCTGGCGACCGGTTCCACTTCTCCCATCTCCCGCATGCCAAACCGCAGGGCCATGGGGAGATCCATGCAGCGCACGTGGGCGTCGTTTCTGGCGCACCACTGCACCGCCTGCCACTCCGGCGAGAACGTGGCAAACGGGAGAAACGAAGCCTGGCCTTGCTGCTTGGGGTTATACACCAGCAGGGCCACCGGCGGCAGCAACTCCGGGTGCGTGGCCCTAGCTAGGGCCGCTTCGGCATCAGCGGGGCACTCCAGCAGCACGATGTCAGGCCGGAACGCCTCGAGCGCCGCCACGAGGCTGGCGGCGCTGCCGGGCCCATGGTGGCGAATGCCAAAAAGGCGCAGGTCAGGGGTGGGCATAAAGGGCTAAGAATTCTGGACGGCCAAATCGTTGCTATTTCGCTCCTGCAGGAGTTCACGGGCCGCGGTCACTGCCGCCGGAACCATCTTTTGCTCGGTCACGATCAGCCCGAGGGCCTCATCCGTTTTCCGGGCAAACGTCTGTTTGAATTGATCTACGCTCTCCCGCCAGCGAGCCGTGCGGTGAGCCGGCGACGGCTGAGGCAGGAGGGAGTGAAGATGCTTCCGGAGGAAGGAATCAGCCGCCGTCTTATGCAGGAAATAGTAGGCCAGCAGCACGACGAAGGATAGGGGGTCAAATCCGACGGTCGCTGACCCGAAGGTGAGCCCCACGCTCATCCTGAGCGGCATGAAATTCACTAGGTTGAATAAGCCTAGTAGAAGGGTTATAAGCAGGGCATACCAGAAGAAAGGCCGAAAGCAGAGATAGAGGACCACCGTTCCCAACAGGCAGGCAAACCCCAGATAGTGGGCAGCAGTCACACTAAAATAGGAGTACCGTCCCTCCGCCAGCAGTTGACTGATCAGGGGGCTGCTGATGGTGTAGGCGCTCAGGATCAGCAAGCCTACCACAGGAGCTAGATTGCGATGGGGGCGAAGGAGAGAGGGTGAAATCATAACGATATTTTTGGGCCGGTAGGACGTCCCCGTGAAGCGAACCTTAAGCTACGACCTCTCGACAAGCCCGGTATAAATCCTTCCACCCGTCGCGCTCCTTTACTACCGTTTCCAGGTACTCCAGCCACACCACTTGGTCCGGCCCTGGGTCCTTGATGACGGCCCCGGTTAGGCCCGCGGCCAGGTCGTGGGCGCGCAGGATGCCATCACCAAAGTAGGCGGCCAGGGCCAGGCCGGAGTTCATGACCGAAATGGCTTCGCCAGTGCTCAACGTGCCGGTGGGCGACTTGAGCTTGGTCTTGCCGTTTTCCGTTACGCCGGACCGCAACTCGCGGAAGATAGTGACCAGGCGGCTGATCTGCTCCAGCGCGGGCGCTTCCACGGGCAGCTGTAGCGCCTGGCCTTGCTTGGCCACGCGCGTTTGCACGATGTGTACTTCCTCGGCCAGCGTGGCCGGCAGAGGCAATACCACGGCGTTGAAGCGGCGGCGCAGGGCGCTGCTCAGCTCGTTTACGCCCCGGTCGCGGTCGTTGGCCGTGGCAATGACGTTGAAGCCCTGGGTGGCCTGGATTTCGGTGCTCAGCTCCGGAATGGGCAGCACCTTTTCCGAGAGCATGGTCAGCAGCGTGTCCTGCACGTCGGAGGGAATACGGGTGAGCTCCTCAATACGCACCAGCTGGCCCGTTTC of Hymenobacter radiodurans contains these proteins:
- a CDS encoding recombinase family protein produces the protein MVWGYAQVSTQQQQLHLQLDALRAYGCQEVMKEKASALKERPALRELLDQVQSGDTVVVWKLDRLGRSLKHLVELVLGFQEKQIQFVSLQDHLDTTTAQGRLMFNLFASLAEFERDLIRERTQAGLAAARARGRQGDDLRA
- a CDS encoding DUF5682 family protein, with amino-acid sequence MPTPDLRLFGIRHHGPGSAASLVAALEAFRPDIVLLECPADAEAALARATHPELLPPVALLVYNPKQQGQASFLPFATFSPEWQAVQWCARNDAHVRCMDLPMALRFGMREMGEVEPVAREDEPDPGPEGVDTQSPAESELADSPPAPPLWTPTPWPTLPAWPATLIRSSGGKPTLSTHPATPTRLLWCWT
- a CDS encoding ATP-binding protein; the protein is MAAPLPTDLLRPHAEDLYAEELAALKAADDRPKPPGWQLSPWAVVTYLLGGQLASGFAVEPKYIGQRRLMEIAVATLATDRALLLLGVPGTAKSWVSEHLTAAISGHTNLLVQGTAGTAEDSLRYSWNYARLLAEGPSLGALVPSPLYKGMETGQLVRIEELTRIPSDVQDTLLTMLSEKVLPIPELSTEIQATQGFNVIATANDRDRGVNELSSALRRRFNAVVLPLPATLAEEVHIVQTRVAKQGQALQLPVEAPALEQISRLVTIFRELRSGVTENGKTKLKSPTGTLSTGEAISVMNSGLALAAYFGDGILRAHDLAAGLTGAVIKDPGPDQVVWLEYLETVVKERDGWKDLYRACREVVA
- a CDS encoding SusD/RagB family nutrient-binding outer membrane lipoprotein, producing the protein MKKYLTLLLLTLGGSLVSCTKDFDELNLDPNRIERISPGTLLNPILYELAAFNTSRADGFTFDIMQVALPFPSVSGGVHRYVVSESAGNSTWTTYYRLLANIREMRLAAQAAQDPNYEAIAMTLNAWAYANLTDCFGDVPMTDAGRAEEGVLYPKFDTQPEIYSQLLTDLETANGMFDKARTMPYGSDILFNNNVDAWRRFCNSLRMRLLLRISKRTETNATAQLAAMINDPATYPVFTQNSEAAILRITGVAPSVSPWGRAVDFTTFRAAGGFFIDNLNMLNDPRLARLNTQARSSDGRTTIGYRGIPSAYAGSDAQFPYQPSNFNVALVTATVAAPMPLVIMTYAEVEFIKAEAAQRGYTTADARLHYERGVKAAVEQWGAVLPADYFQNAAAAYNGTLERILLQKYYALFFNDYQQWFEYRRTGLPRLPRGQDLQNGGVMPVRFKYPLIVQTNNGDNYRAAVQAQGPDDVNTKVWWEK
- a CDS encoding SusC/RagA family TonB-linked outer membrane protein, which gives rise to MKNNYLASLLKLSVVVAFILVHGGSVFAQSQNITGTVTDDQGGALPGATVVVKGTTTGTSTDVGGKFALSVAPDAILQVTYIGFLAQEVRVDGNSELNMRLAPDSRQLNEVVVTALNIKREQKSLGYATQTVSGEALLEARPNNFAQALAGKVAGLNLISPGSGPVNSTRISLRGDNSLNPNGNNALIVLDGVPMNSGLTSSGVSSAYGAGSGNDVPVDFGNGIADINPDDIASITVLKGASATALYGSRAANGALIITTKTGARKTKGLGVTVNSNYSVNTVLQWPEFQYEYGQGTGRSFNAAGEPYYSYGASEDGASTGGTSSAFGPRFEGQEYFQYDPVTQAQSAERRPWRPYKDNVTGFFRTGSTLTNSVALEGGTETTSARASVTHSQNEWIMPNTGFERLTAALSLNHAVSPKLKLGGKVNFTNRTSDNLPATGYNNQSVSYFMIFQNPNVPLDAYRTIWKYGQEELDQVHPFSSFIDNPYLIAQEMINSVDTRTTVGNLSATYEFSPKFDLLVRSGIAMTQEEREQRRPYSTANFQRGYYKQQDISNYEVNTDALFTYHQDLGQHFNVRASIGANRMDRRFRGIDGVVRDLVIPGVYKLTNGVSSPLLTATTTNRRINSVYALTSWSFDDKIFLDLTGRNDWSSTLPSQNNSFFYPAVSTSFILNELVPMPNSISLAKLRLSAAQVGNDTEPYRTRKYYGRSDFAGAGSLPTTLYNTNFKPEITTSFEAGVEYLMFQGRIGADLTVYQNTTRNQILEVPLDPTTGYGRAVLNAGEVRNRGVEVVLNTRPIDNNAFKWRNTVTWARNRNRVLSLADGLEDQQVIGTGGTATLLATVGGTTGDIWGFGFDRSPDGQIIYNKDGLPVQPADIKYIGRAFADWKGGFLNEFSYKNFRLSVLVDGQYGGIIYSQTHHKMMEQGKLKSTLPGRAENGIVGDGVVLNADGTYSPNTVSVIPAAYYAEYYRRANIESNSFDASFLKLRETRLEYTLPPALLARTKALTGATIGLYGRDLAMWTKFPLFDPETAALNGGTILPGVEIGQLPSTRTMGVNLTLQF
- a CDS encoding PDDEXK nuclease domain-containing protein codes for the protein MPLSVDPAAFGSLLDHLKREIHRAQLRAIRAANGELLGLYWRLGRLILDQQAQQGWGAKVIDQLAKALQQEFPAMKGLSARNLKYMRRFAHTYPDAEFVQATLAQIPWYHHLTLLEKVPDAATRQLYVGATARHGWSRDVLVHQIESGYHLRQGQAVTNFARTLPAAQSELAQQTLKDPYLFDFLGLSDEVKERDLQRGLLEHITQFLLELGRGFAYVGQQVPLVVGGQDYYLDLLFYHLQLRAYVVVELKITEFKPEYAGKLNFYLAAVDDLVRHPQDGPTIGLLLCKSRNDVVAEYALRDVHKPIGIAEYRLTEALPASLQAALPSIEALENTLRARTPPPNSPEQDG